From the Gasterosteus aculeatus chromosome 13, fGasAcu3.hap1.1, whole genome shotgun sequence genome, one window contains:
- the pdlim2 gene encoding PDZ and LIM domain protein 2 isoform X1 encodes MALTVNLIGPSPWGFRILGGRDFKKAITVSKVTGASKADQADLQPGDIILAINGKNTADMLNVEAQNTIKNSKTQLQLVVERPEPPSSGRTNGISTPEQLTGRFQEAVIVSRDENQNYKEYTISSPASPGPYSQDPFISQGVKRESLTPSPNKSVLLRPWSPEEKSHRLSRPLSQEFSPSDYRSNSVSSRTPTPPGRYSPHSPIDQDVPMSPRRSSSSSDSAMQKFDRESEVYKMIQENKESRTAPRQSNTFKMLQEVLEADEKEAAQKFPGLLSPNSPIQSVGGVKKNHTCEKCGTGILTLAVRIADDRYRHSECYTCTDCGLNLKMRGHFCVGDVMYCEKHAKQRYQGPGSSPQATVSPRQ; translated from the exons ATGGCACTGACGGTGAACCTTATCGGTCCTTCGCCATGGGGCTTCAGAATACTTGGAGGACGGGACTTCAAGAAGGCCATTACTGTGTCAAAG GTCACCGGGGCCAGCAAGGCAGACCAGGCTGACCTGCAACCTGGGGACATTATCTTGGCGATCAATGGGAAAAATACGGCCGACATGCTGAACGTGGAGGCCCAGAACACGATCAAGAACTCAAAGACCCAGCTGCAGCTGGTAGTGGAGAG ACCTGAACCTCCCAGTTCTGGACGGACTAATGGCATCAGCACCCCTGAGCAGCTCACAGGGCGCTTCCAG GAGGCGGTGATAGTGAGTAGAGATGAGAACCAGAACTACAAAGAGTACACAATCTCCAGCCCCGCGTCCCCTGGACCTTATTCACAAGATCCTTTTATCAGCCAAGGTGTAAAGAGGGAGAGCCTGACACCGTCCCCCAACAAGAG TGTCCTGTTGCGTCCATGGTCTCCAGAAGAGAAAAGTCACAGGCTGTCCAGACCGCTGTCACAG GAGTTCTCCCCTTCAGACTACAGGAGCAATTCAGTGTCCAGCAGAACCccgacgccaccaggacgctaCTCCCCCCACAGCCCCATTGATCAGGACGTACCCATGTCCCCTCGTCGAAG CAGTTCGAGCTCTGACTCTGCCATGCAGAAGTTTGACAGGGAATCCGAGGTGTACAAGATGATTCAGGAGAATAAGGAGTCCCGCACGGCGCCTCGTCAGTCCAACACTTTTAAAATGCTGCAAGAGGTCCTGGAGGCTGATGAGAAAG AGGCGGCCCAGAAGTTCCCAGGACTGCTTTCGCCCAACTCGCCCATCCAATCGGTGGGAGGAGTGAAAAAGAACCACACCTGTGAGAAATGCGGCACCGGCATTCT CACACTGGCCGTGCGCATCGCGGACGACCGCTACCGCCATTCAGAGTGCTACACTTGCACAGATTGTGGTCTTAACCTCAAGATGAGAGGTCACTTTTGCGTCGGCGACGTGATGTACTGCGAGAAGCACGCCAAACAGAGGTACCAAGGCCCAGGAAGTTCTCCTCAAGCCACAGTGTCCCCGCGCCAATGA
- the pdlim2 gene encoding PDZ and LIM domain protein 2 isoform X2, translated as MALTVNLIGPSPWGFRILGGRDFKKAITVSKVTGASKADQADLQPGDIILAINGKNTADMLNVEAQNTIKNSKTQLQLVVERPEPPSSGRTNGISTPEQLTGRFQEAVIVSRDENQNYKEYTISSPASPGPYSQDPFISQGVKRESLTPSPNKSVLLRPWSPEEKSHRLSRPLSQEFSPSDYRSNSVSSRTPTPPGRYSPHSPIDQDVPMSPRRSSSSDSAMQKFDRESEVYKMIQENKESRTAPRQSNTFKMLQEVLEADEKEAAQKFPGLLSPNSPIQSVGGVKKNHTCEKCGTGILTLAVRIADDRYRHSECYTCTDCGLNLKMRGHFCVGDVMYCEKHAKQRYQGPGSSPQATVSPRQ; from the exons ATGGCACTGACGGTGAACCTTATCGGTCCTTCGCCATGGGGCTTCAGAATACTTGGAGGACGGGACTTCAAGAAGGCCATTACTGTGTCAAAG GTCACCGGGGCCAGCAAGGCAGACCAGGCTGACCTGCAACCTGGGGACATTATCTTGGCGATCAATGGGAAAAATACGGCCGACATGCTGAACGTGGAGGCCCAGAACACGATCAAGAACTCAAAGACCCAGCTGCAGCTGGTAGTGGAGAG ACCTGAACCTCCCAGTTCTGGACGGACTAATGGCATCAGCACCCCTGAGCAGCTCACAGGGCGCTTCCAG GAGGCGGTGATAGTGAGTAGAGATGAGAACCAGAACTACAAAGAGTACACAATCTCCAGCCCCGCGTCCCCTGGACCTTATTCACAAGATCCTTTTATCAGCCAAGGTGTAAAGAGGGAGAGCCTGACACCGTCCCCCAACAAGAG TGTCCTGTTGCGTCCATGGTCTCCAGAAGAGAAAAGTCACAGGCTGTCCAGACCGCTGTCACAG GAGTTCTCCCCTTCAGACTACAGGAGCAATTCAGTGTCCAGCAGAACCccgacgccaccaggacgctaCTCCCCCCACAGCCCCATTGATCAGGACGTACCCATGTCCCCTCGTCGAAG TTCGAGCTCTGACTCTGCCATGCAGAAGTTTGACAGGGAATCCGAGGTGTACAAGATGATTCAGGAGAATAAGGAGTCCCGCACGGCGCCTCGTCAGTCCAACACTTTTAAAATGCTGCAAGAGGTCCTGGAGGCTGATGAGAAAG AGGCGGCCCAGAAGTTCCCAGGACTGCTTTCGCCCAACTCGCCCATCCAATCGGTGGGAGGAGTGAAAAAGAACCACACCTGTGAGAAATGCGGCACCGGCATTCT CACACTGGCCGTGCGCATCGCGGACGACCGCTACCGCCATTCAGAGTGCTACACTTGCACAGATTGTGGTCTTAACCTCAAGATGAGAGGTCACTTTTGCGTCGGCGACGTGATGTACTGCGAGAAGCACGCCAAACAGAGGTACCAAGGCCCAGGAAGTTCTCCTCAAGCCACAGTGTCCCCGCGCCAATGA